A portion of the Lathamus discolor isolate bLatDis1 chromosome 5, bLatDis1.hap1, whole genome shotgun sequence genome contains these proteins:
- the LOC136014989 gene encoding cytochrome c oxidase assembly factor 6 homolog, translating to MAAPTMEERKACWGARDEFWQCMDSHGDDASKCEKLRLSFESLCPQQWVKYFDKRRDFLKYKKKLETEGYHPPEAAGKS from the exons ATGGCGGCGCCAACGATGGAGGAGAGGAAGGCCTGCTGGGGGGCCCGGGACGAGTTCTGGCAGTGCATGGACAGCCACGGGGATGATGCCTCCAAGTGCGAGAAGCTGCGGCTGTCCTTTGAGTCGCTGTGCCCGCAGCAGTGG gttaaatattttgacaaaagaagagactttttaaaatataaaaagaagcTTGAAACAGAAGGGTATCATCCTCCAGAAGCTGCTGGGAAGTCCTAG